In Microcoleus sp. AS-A8, the following are encoded in one genomic region:
- a CDS encoding DUF4336 domain-containing protein codes for MAAQEMQGQQSIHPRDWSWPFWPTVPLYPYGRRRTLRTEVVKDTVWTFDQLQGILYVVVPIRMSVVKLEAGGLLVYAPIAPTRECIRLVQELADQHGDIKYVILPTVSGIEHKVFVGPFARRFPNAQVFVAPNQWSFPLNLPLSWLGLPHKRTHRLPDECSKTPFASEFEYAILGPIELGPGRFEEVAFFHKRSRTLLVTDSVLSVPEEPPAIIQLDPYPLLFHAKDHVFDIVEDTQANRRKGWQRISLFAFYFRPSALNVVKMGQSIRDALKAPERSKKAYFGWFPFQWKDGWDRSFDALRGGGRLFVAPILQTLILNRAPKETLDWANQVASWNFQRIIPCHFDSPIEINPYQFRQAFAFLEKKTSVGEGLTGSGTHPLPEEDFELLRELDEKLNRFRITPPPQEKV; via the coding sequence ATGGCAGCGCAGGAAATGCAGGGTCAACAGAGCATCCATCCGAGAGACTGGTCATGGCCATTCTGGCCTACTGTGCCACTCTATCCCTACGGCAGGCGGCGAACACTCCGCACAGAAGTGGTGAAGGACACCGTTTGGACGTTCGACCAGTTACAGGGCATCCTCTATGTTGTGGTGCCGATTCGCATGAGTGTCGTGAAGCTCGAAGCTGGGGGGCTTCTCGTTTATGCACCGATCGCACCTACAAGGGAGTGTATCCGGCTCGTCCAAGAGTTGGCCGATCAGCATGGCGATATTAAATACGTTATCTTACCCACCGTCTCTGGTATTGAACACAAGGTCTTTGTCGGCCCCTTTGCTAGGCGATTTCCGAACGCACAAGTCTTTGTCGCCCCCAACCAATGGAGTTTTCCGCTGAATCTTCCCTTGAGTTGGCTCGGCTTACCTCACAAACGCACTCATCGACTGCCAGATGAGTGCAGCAAAACCCCCTTTGCCTCCGAGTTTGAGTACGCCATACTCGGCCCCATCGAACTAGGGCCGGGGCGGTTTGAGGAAGTGGCATTTTTCCATAAGCGATCGCGCACGTTGCTCGTCACCGATTCTGTACTTTCCGTGCCGGAAGAACCACCTGCGATCATCCAACTTGACCCGTACCCCTTGCTGTTCCATGCCAAAGACCATGTGTTCGACATCGTTGAGGACACTCAGGCAAACCGCCGTAAGGGATGGCAGCGTATCTCACTGTTTGCCTTTTACTTCCGACCCAGTGCGTTGAATGTGGTCAAAATGGGCCAATCCATTCGCGATGCCCTCAAAGCGCCAGAGCGGTCAAAGAAGGCATATTTCGGTTGGTTTCCGTTCCAATGGAAGGATGGCTGGGATCGCTCATTCGATGCCCTGCGAGGGGGTGGGCGTTTGTTTGTGGCACCAATTTTGCAGACTCTTATTCTCAACCGGGCACCCAAGGAAACCCTCGACTGGGCCAATCAAGTCGCGAGTTGGAATTTCCAACGGATTATTCCCTGTCACTTTGACTCGCCGATTGAGATTAACCCCTATCAGTTCCGTCAGGCGTTCGCTTTCCTGGAGAAAAAAACCTCCGTAGGTGAGGGCTTAACAGGGAGTGGAACTCACCCCTTACCAGAGGAAGACTTTGAACTCCTGAGAGAACTTGATGAGAAACTGAACCGATTTCGTATTACGCCGCCCCCCCAGGAAAAGGTATGA
- a CDS encoding MASE1 domain-containing protein, with amino-acid sequence MNGPNLMPLSQRRIWRYVAVVGALAVAYYGAAYLTVSSLGLGLEASPLWPSAGIALAGLLLAGQRVWPGVALGSFFWCQPQVSLTMAFALAFGITLQALVGAEVLRWLKFRPSLKRRQDVLQLVVWGAWGSTLINASLSTLIGCLGGTVGLQQWQENWWTLWVGDGMGILVVTPLLLMGRHWLGNVRWTIAQILQGKPLGLGKNLWNHKTFTVLPHALAWGTPSEGKKNSTLAEAVICFTLLFTLCWLVFALKSAVDLTRYPLEYLPFPFVVWAAIRFTQRGAVMATLIVCVIAIWGAMQGVGPFVAKTNIKQAVLFLQGFIGVVSITALVLAAAESERARAVDLLKEREASLANAQRLAQLGNWDFYQTCNNSCLPQQKLQWSDELYRLFGFSPKAFEPTWETLFQVVHPADRDRVGQAIRGALRENKPYCLDYRIVRPDGSERIVCEQSEIYGGGIRGTVQDITERQRVEDQLRAAAEHVSEAAERQRLLGEMALRIRRSLHLDQILNTTVAEVREFLNADRVFIGQIDGISQQLNVRQLLAPRRSSSQDVAQVESSEENLPFGNALGEQPSNLQTFKPSTLLKGLVIAESVDPCYPSLRSMVVEDEATLQEWRSRFNQGRVIAIEDTKAIPCSCNIAAYHAEYKVGAILAVPIWVGDNLYGALVVNQCSQPRHWQSWEIEWLTSLATQVAIAIQQAELYRQITDLAAHLESQVEERTQELTAKMTELQELNQLKDVFLQAVSHDLRTSLLGMSMVLNNLSKSAGDAVTLSRPLLERMITSNERQLNLINSLLEDHFNEERQLELHRQPIQLTQLCQDLITNYSPLLAQNQATLTQKLPPNCPLIKADPTQVRRVLENLLTNALKHNPPGLNLRLQVRIEDKKICCTLQDNGLGMSQEQQNSLFKLYIRGLHTKHLTGIGLGLYQCRQIINAHGGEIGIISSPNVGSTFWFTLPLAE; translated from the coding sequence ATGAATGGACCAAACCTGATGCCCTTGAGTCAAAGACGCATCTGGCGATATGTTGCCGTAGTCGGCGCGCTCGCGGTTGCTTACTATGGTGCGGCGTACCTCACCGTCTCCTCTCTAGGGCTGGGTTTAGAGGCTTCTCCCTTATGGCCTTCCGCAGGGATTGCCTTAGCCGGTTTACTCTTGGCAGGACAGCGTGTCTGGCCGGGGGTGGCACTGGGGTCATTCTTCTGGTGCCAGCCACAAGTATCCTTAACCATGGCTTTCGCCTTAGCATTCGGCATCACCTTACAAGCCTTAGTTGGAGCCGAAGTCTTGCGTTGGCTGAAGTTTCGCCCCTCCCTGAAACGGCGGCAAGATGTCCTACAGCTAGTGGTTTGGGGAGCCTGGGGTTCGACCCTAATCAATGCGAGCCTCAGTACGCTGATTGGTTGCTTGGGCGGTACCGTTGGGCTTCAGCAGTGGCAGGAAAACTGGTGGACGTTGTGGGTAGGAGACGGCATGGGCATTTTAGTGGTCACTCCCCTGCTGTTGATGGGTCGCCATTGGCTGGGGAACGTTAGATGGACTATCGCCCAAATTTTACAAGGGAAACCTTTGGGATTGGGCAAGAATTTGTGGAACCACAAAACTTTTACAGTTCTTCCCCATGCCCTAGCTTGGGGCACGCCTTCTGAGGGCAAAAAAAACTCCACTCTCGCTGAAGCTGTTATTTGCTTTACCCTATTGTTTACTCTTTGCTGGTTGGTGTTCGCGTTAAAATCAGCCGTTGATTTGACTCGATATCCCCTAGAATATCTTCCCTTTCCTTTCGTTGTCTGGGCCGCGATTCGCTTCACTCAGCGAGGTGCAGTGATGGCAACCTTAATTGTTTGTGTGATTGCCATTTGGGGAGCCATGCAAGGAGTTGGTCCGTTTGTGGCAAAGACGAACATCAAACAAGCGGTTTTATTTTTACAGGGCTTTATAGGCGTCGTCTCGATTACAGCCTTAGTCCTAGCGGCGGCTGAGTCCGAACGCGCCCGCGCCGTGGATTTACTTAAAGAGAGGGAAGCGAGTCTAGCCAATGCTCAACGCCTTGCACAATTGGGAAACTGGGATTTTTACCAGACGTGCAACAACTCCTGTTTACCTCAGCAGAAATTGCAGTGGTCGGATGAACTTTATCGCCTTTTTGGTTTTAGTCCCAAAGCCTTCGAGCCGACTTGGGAAACGTTGTTTCAAGTGGTTCATCCCGCAGACCGCGATCGCGTAGGACAGGCGATTCGAGGTGCTCTGCGAGAAAATAAGCCCTACTGCCTTGACTATCGAATTGTACGCCCGGATGGTTCAGAACGCATTGTTTGCGAACAATCGGAGATTTACGGGGGCGGTATTAGGGGGACGGTGCAGGATATTACTGAGCGCCAACGGGTTGAAGATCAACTCCGCGCCGCCGCCGAGCATGTTAGCGAAGCCGCTGAACGACAGCGCTTGTTAGGAGAGATGGCGCTACGGATTCGGCGTTCTCTCCATCTCGATCAAATTTTGAACACAACTGTCGCGGAAGTGCGAGAATTTTTAAATGCTGACCGTGTCTTCATTGGTCAAATTGATGGGATTTCTCAACAATTGAACGTGCGTCAGTTGTTAGCACCGCGCCGGAGTTCATCCCAGGATGTAGCCCAAGTTGAAAGTTCCGAGGAAAACCTTCCCTTCGGAAACGCCTTGGGCGAACAACCTTCAAACCTTCAAACCTTCAAACCTTCAACCCTGTTAAAAGGTCTCGTGATTGCTGAATCGGTAGACCCCTGCTACCCCTCGCTTCGCAGCATGGTGGTTGAGGATGAGGCAACATTACAAGAATGGCGATCGCGGTTTAACCAAGGTCGCGTTATTGCCATTGAGGATACAAAAGCCATCCCTTGTTCTTGTAATATTGCCGCCTACCACGCCGAGTATAAAGTGGGAGCGATCCTCGCTGTGCCCATTTGGGTGGGAGATAACCTCTATGGGGCGTTAGTCGTTAACCAATGTAGCCAGCCACGTCATTGGCAATCGTGGGAAATTGAGTGGCTTACTTCCCTCGCCACACAAGTAGCAATTGCCATCCAGCAAGCAGAACTCTATCGACAGATTACAGACCTCGCGGCTCATTTGGAATCCCAGGTAGAGGAGCGAACCCAAGAACTCACAGCTAAAATGACCGAACTTCAGGAACTCAACCAACTCAAAGATGTATTCCTGCAAGCCGTTTCTCACGACCTCCGCACTTCTTTGCTGGGAATGTCAATGGTGTTAAACAATTTGTCTAAATCAGCAGGAGATGCAGTAACCCTTTCTCGGCCTTTGTTGGAACGAATGATAACAAGCAACGAACGTCAGCTAAATTTAATCAACTCCCTCTTAGAAGATCATTTCAATGAAGAGCGTCAATTAGAACTGCATCGTCAACCGATACAGCTCACTCAATTGTGCCAGGATTTAATAACCAACTATTCGCCCCTGCTGGCTCAAAACCAAGCCACTCTGACTCAAAAATTACCGCCAAATTGCCCCTTGATCAAGGCTGATCCAACTCAGGTACGACGGGTGTTGGAAAACTTGCTCACCAATGCCTTAAAACACAATCCACCGGGACTGAACCTAAGATTGCAAGTCCGGATCGAAGACAAAAAAATTTGCTGTACTCTGCAAGATAATGGGTTAGGTATGAGCCAAGAGCAACAGAACAGCCTCTTCAAACTCTACATTCGAGGTCTGCATACAAAGCACTTAACCGGCATTGGTTTGGGTTTGTATCAATGTCGCCAAATTATCAACGCTCACGGTGGAGAGATTGGTATTATCAGTAGTCCTAATGTTGGGTCAACCTTCTGGTTTACCCTCCCATTAGCTGAGTAG
- a CDS encoding tetratricopeptide repeat protein, with protein sequence MLESAIAQGAPTKLIATESGGSPIESTEPTARLFANLGNYHHPISTNIPLAQRYFDQGLILAYGFNHAEAKRSFLEAARLDPNCAMCYWGVALVLGPNINASMDAEAVPEAWNAIHTASKLSQNTSDKEKAYIQALAQRYSSKPVEDRSALDVAYVNAMREVKQRYPKDLDAATLFAESLMDTMPWNYWTEDGKPNLGTPELLATLESVLKRNPNHVGANHFYIHAVEAKRHELGVAAADRLAHLVPGSAHLLHMPSHIYIQVGRYHDAVVANQRAIATDEEYATQRSVSGFYRMAYMVHNHYFLWYAAMMAGESKVAIQAARYTAMMTDTKSMREPWGGTMQHYYSLPLYAFAKFGMWDKILAQPAPPVDLIYPTGVWHYARGMAFTAKGQLEKAARELEQLNAIAAEKAPDKTKLWEVNLKILQNASQVLAGELATKQGNYEQAIAHLKTAIQLDDDLKGDPPLWYSPVRQSLGAILLEVGRKAEAEQMYREDLKIYPNNGWSLYGLAQSLQVQGKTKEAQEVQQRFEKAWKYADVKLTASRF encoded by the coding sequence GTGTTAGAGTCAGCAATTGCCCAAGGGGCACCAACCAAGCTAATCGCTACCGAGTCTGGTGGTAGTCCTATCGAGTCCACCGAACCCACAGCACGGCTGTTTGCTAATCTTGGCAACTACCATCATCCCATTTCGACAAATATCCCACTTGCCCAGCGCTACTTTGACCAAGGACTTATCCTCGCCTACGGGTTCAATCACGCAGAGGCAAAACGCTCCTTCCTTGAGGCCGCAAGGCTCGATCCCAACTGCGCCATGTGTTACTGGGGGGTTGCCCTTGTCCTGGGACCCAATATCAACGCGAGTATGGATGCTGAGGCCGTGCCCGAAGCTTGGAATGCGATTCACACAGCAAGTAAGCTGAGCCAAAATACTAGCGACAAAGAAAAAGCTTACATCCAGGCATTGGCACAACGCTACTCCTCGAAGCCCGTTGAAGATCGTTCTGCGCTCGACGTTGCGTATGTCAACGCCATGCGAGAGGTGAAACAGCGCTATCCAAAGGATCTGGATGCTGCAACTCTGTTTGCAGAAAGCCTCATGGATACCATGCCTTGGAATTACTGGACAGAGGATGGTAAACCCAACCTGGGAACTCCCGAACTCCTTGCCACCCTGGAGTCGGTTTTAAAACGCAATCCTAACCATGTAGGGGCTAACCATTTCTACATTCATGCTGTAGAAGCCAAGCGACATGAACTGGGAGTTGCCGCCGCCGATCGCCTCGCCCATCTAGTCCCTGGCAGTGCACATCTGCTTCACATGCCATCCCATATCTATATCCAGGTTGGGCGCTATCACGACGCAGTGGTTGCTAACCAACGCGCCATTGCAACTGACGAAGAGTACGCCACCCAGCGCTCCGTCTCCGGTTTCTATCGCATGGCCTATATGGTACACAATCACTACTTCCTCTGGTACGCCGCTATGATGGCAGGAGAGAGTAAAGTAGCGATTCAGGCGGCTCGATACACGGCAATGATGACAGACACCAAGTCAATGCGGGAGCCTTGGGGTGGCACCATGCAACACTATTACTCACTTCCACTTTATGCCTTCGCCAAGTTTGGCATGTGGGATAAAATTTTGGCACAACCAGCTCCCCCTGTAGATCTTATCTATCCCACAGGGGTGTGGCACTATGCACGGGGTATGGCATTTACGGCAAAAGGTCAACTGGAGAAAGCCGCCAGGGAACTCGAACAATTGAATGCGATCGCCGCCGAAAAGGCTCCAGACAAAACTAAACTCTGGGAGGTTAACCTGAAGATTCTCCAGAATGCATCCCAAGTGTTGGCAGGGGAGTTAGCAACTAAGCAAGGGAATTATGAACAAGCGATCGCTCACTTAAAAACAGCCATTCAACTCGATGATGACCTCAAAGGCGATCCTCCCCTGTGGTATTCTCCAGTGCGACAGTCTTTAGGAGCCATATTGCTAGAAGTGGGCCGAAAAGCTGAGGCAGAGCAAATGTATCGAGAAGACTTAAAGATTTATCCTAATAATGGCTGGTCACTGTACGGACTAGCACAAAGCCTACAGGTACAGGGAAAGACCAAGGAAGCCCAAGAAGTACAACAGCGCTTTGAGAAAGCTTGGAAATATGCCGATGTGAAGCTCACCGCCTCGCGATTCTGA
- a CDS encoding DUF3105 domain-containing protein — protein MKYGSSLHNLEHGTVIISYKSERIKCQDLQEIRAQAREFSLTNARLILTLDHN, from the coding sequence ATGAAGTATGGTAGTTCACTACACAACCTAGAGCATGGCACAGTTATTATTAGTTACAAGTCAGAGCGGATTAAATGTCAGGATTTGCAGGAAATTCGGGCACAGGCACGGGAGTTCAGTCTTACCAATGCACGCCTGATTTTAACCCTCGACCACAACTGA
- a CDS encoding ComF family protein, translated as MSTPIERLKDGLLALFLQPKCPLCDRPAEGEFCTSCRRQLQRCQTTTPGECWKGELPVFVWGNYGGVLKRAIAALKYDNQPQLARPLGHWLAQAWLKSPVASRVQKLTVVPIPLHPLKLKKRGYNQAELIAQNFGDFTGYKHQPLGLERIRETDAQFGLSAQAREQNLTDAFRMGKGFHKHLPNSPVLLIDDIYTTGATVRAAAQILRKQGIQVYGIAAIATSSFNHRP; from the coding sequence ATGTCTACGCCAATTGAAAGGCTAAAAGATGGGCTATTGGCGCTCTTTCTCCAGCCTAAGTGTCCCTTGTGCGATCGCCCTGCGGAAGGCGAGTTTTGTACGTCCTGTCGGCGACAATTGCAACGCTGTCAAACTACCACACCGGGTGAGTGCTGGAAAGGAGAATTACCTGTATTTGTCTGGGGAAATTATGGTGGTGTTTTGAAACGTGCGATCGCAGCCCTAAAATACGACAATCAACCCCAATTGGCTCGTCCCTTGGGTCATTGGTTAGCTCAAGCTTGGCTAAAATCACCCGTTGCTAGTCGGGTGCAAAAACTGACCGTGGTACCTATTCCCTTACACCCCCTCAAGCTGAAAAAACGCGGTTACAATCAGGCAGAATTAATTGCTCAAAATTTTGGCGATTTCACGGGTTACAAACATCAACCCCTGGGTTTAGAACGAATCCGTGAAACTGACGCTCAATTTGGTCTATCGGCGCAAGCACGAGAACAAAACCTTACCGATGCTTTTAGGATGGGCAAGGGCTTTCACAAACATCTGCCAAACTCACCCGTGCTATTAATTGATGATATTTACACCACGGGGGCTACAGTTCGTGCGGCTGCCCAAATCTTACGAAAACAAGGAATACAGGTGTATGGGATTGCGGCGATCGCCACTTCATCCTTCAATCATCGCCCTTAA
- a CDS encoding helix-turn-helix domain-containing protein, whose translation MVMQPTYGNGVIDNQTIEISQEGLRLILNQIEAELINSEVYRRTMAGLQTMLGEASSTAQILVKAVGREAVRLTFQQVIKQYNVIPVSTQDIHQAGSEQSDAAQRVEDNSWGENLQEEATLEEATQPFNFNNKPAGEPKLPKKFTKAEMTARKVAQERGEMLRKVGQQLLEARLARSLSLEQLHNQTLVPPHHIVALESGHIEELPEDVYVRGFIRRMAHALGLNGAALIASIPEPDLSKAVVPSWHNSIAVPEFQVNSMHLYLGYTALIAGAVGGLSLMSKQASPGISVTPEPAGSSQAAPSPKTERTGKTNKPGLQSGQTGVKAGAGIAPPEAMSF comes from the coding sequence ATGGTAATGCAACCTACGTATGGTAACGGTGTTATCGACAACCAGACCATTGAAATTTCTCAGGAAGGATTGCGGTTGATTCTCAATCAAATAGAAGCTGAACTGATCAATAGCGAAGTTTACCGCCGCACAATGGCTGGGTTACAAACGATGTTAGGCGAGGCGTCTAGCACCGCTCAAATTTTAGTTAAGGCAGTGGGGCGAGAGGCTGTGCGGTTGACCTTCCAGCAGGTGATCAAACAGTATAATGTTATACCCGTGTCTACCCAAGACATCCATCAAGCCGGCTCTGAGCAGTCTGATGCTGCTCAGAGAGTAGAGGATAATTCTTGGGGGGAAAACTTGCAGGAAGAAGCAACCTTAGAAGAAGCAACCCAACCCTTCAACTTCAACAATAAACCGGCAGGTGAGCCTAAGCTGCCCAAAAAATTCACAAAGGCAGAAATGACTGCCCGAAAAGTAGCACAAGAACGGGGAGAGATGCTACGTAAAGTGGGCCAACAATTGTTAGAGGCGCGTTTAGCGCGATCGCTCAGTCTTGAACAACTTCATAACCAAACCCTTGTACCACCCCATCACATTGTGGCCCTAGAATCAGGTCACATTGAGGAGTTGCCAGAGGATGTGTATGTTCGCGGCTTTATTCGTCGAATGGCTCATGCTTTGGGTTTGAATGGTGCGGCGCTAATCGCTTCTATCCCAGAACCCGATTTGTCAAAAGCGGTTGTTCCCTCCTGGCATAATTCCATCGCTGTACCCGAATTTCAAGTCAATTCAATGCATCTGTATCTCGGCTACACAGCTTTGATTGCGGGAGCTGTAGGTGGACTCAGCTTAATGTCCAAGCAAGCCTCTCCGGGGATATCGGTTACACCTGAACCCGCCGGTTCTTCTCAGGCAGCACCCTCTCCTAAAACGGAGCGTACAGGAAAGACCAATAAACCGGGGTTACAATCGGGCCAAACTGGTGTAAAAGCTGGAGCGGGTATTGCTCCTCCGGAAGCCATGTCATTCTAG
- a CDS encoding cupin domain-containing protein, whose translation MPQLIEQPNRIEAAGNKPKLIDEYIGRVSTQTSAVSIAHMRSPSGWMEPGQQPEFDEFTVVIKGMLHVEYEGGQMDVQAGQAVMTRKGEWVRYSTPSPEGAEYIAVCLPAFSPDIVHRDS comes from the coding sequence ATGCCCCAACTCATTGAACAACCCAACCGCATTGAAGCAGCAGGCAACAAGCCCAAACTAATCGACGAATACATCGGTCGCGTATCCACCCAAACTTCAGCCGTCAGTATTGCCCATATGCGCTCTCCGAGTGGGTGGATGGAACCGGGACAACAGCCTGAATTTGACGAATTCACCGTTGTGATCAAAGGAATGCTGCACGTTGAATATGAGGGGGGCCAGATGGATGTTCAGGCAGGACAGGCTGTGATGACTCGAAAAGGTGAGTGGGTTCGTTACAGCACTCCTTCTCCAGAGGGCGCGGAGTATATTGCCGTTTGTTTACCAGCTTTTTCTCCTGACATCGTGCATCGCGATAGTTGA
- a CDS encoding CHAT domain-containing protein: MQFSFRDSVEPVYRQFVDLLLTPPSREVEPPQQNLQKAREVLEALQVTQLQNFLQQACEEKRLEIDRIIDQKDSQTAVIYPIILDNRLEVMVKLPKEDQLYRSSTEISRDSVAKTIKQFRTILETESPFDQPVKKAGKIVYDWLIAPFSDRLEAGGIKTLIFVLDGSLRTIPMAALYDGERYLVEKYAVSLALGLEVRDPEPLLRQNMKVLAAGLTDPPKQFENTYSKLQNVKRELDAINEAKVPVKFILDQAFTGENFQQAMTSNNYQVVHLATHGQFGATRERTYLLVADGAIYVDQLSELFRTRGQRREDAVELLVLSACKTANGNDRAVLGIAGTAVQVGARSVIAGLWSLADDSSVLFSQELYKYLGEPGISRASALRRTQVAFLKDQNKYQHPRFWAPYVLVGSWL, encoded by the coding sequence GTGCAGTTTTCCTTCCGAGATAGTGTAGAACCCGTTTATCGCCAATTTGTAGACTTGCTGTTGACTCCTCCATCTCGTGAGGTTGAACCCCCTCAGCAAAATCTGCAAAAAGCTCGTGAGGTGTTAGAAGCGCTACAAGTCACACAACTGCAAAACTTCTTACAACAAGCCTGTGAGGAGAAAAGACTAGAAATTGATCGCATTATTGATCAAAAAGACTCACAAACTGCCGTGATTTACCCAATCATCCTAGACAACCGATTGGAAGTCATGGTTAAACTACCCAAGGAAGACCAGCTATATCGCTCCTCCACTGAAATCTCTAGGGATAGCGTTGCCAAGACAATAAAACAATTCAGAACCATTCTGGAAACCGAGAGTCCCTTTGATCAGCCGGTGAAAAAGGCTGGTAAAATCGTTTATGACTGGCTGATTGCACCGTTTAGCGATCGCCTGGAAGCGGGCGGCATCAAAACCCTGATCTTCGTCTTGGATGGTTCCCTACGAACGATTCCCATGGCGGCTCTTTACGATGGAGAACGCTATCTCGTAGAGAAATATGCCGTTTCCTTGGCTTTAGGTCTAGAGGTGCGCGACCCTGAACCCCTCCTGCGTCAAAACATGAAGGTACTGGCAGCCGGTCTGACTGATCCGCCGAAACAGTTTGAGAACACCTATAGCAAACTGCAAAATGTCAAACGGGAACTGGATGCAATTAATGAAGCCAAAGTCCCCGTTAAGTTTATCCTCGACCAGGCATTTACTGGGGAAAATTTCCAGCAAGCGATGACTTCCAACAATTACCAGGTTGTTCACCTAGCAACTCATGGTCAGTTTGGGGCGACGCGGGAGAGGACTTATTTACTGGTTGCAGATGGCGCGATTTACGTAGACCAGTTGAGTGAATTATTCCGCACACGCGGACAACGTCGGGAAGACGCCGTGGAATTATTGGTTCTCAGTGCTTGTAAGACAGCCAACGGAAACGATCGCGCCGTTCTGGGGATTGCCGGAACAGCCGTACAGGTCGGTGCACGCAGCGTGATCGCGGGTTTGTGGAGTCTGGCTGATGACTCCAGTGTGCTATTTTCCCAAGAACTCTATAAATATTTGGGCGAACCGGGAATCAGCAGAGCTTCAGCTCTGCGTCGAACCCAGGTGGCGTTTCTCAAAGACCAGAATAAATATCAGCATCCCCGCTTTTGGGCACCTTATGTTTTGGTGGGCAGTTGGTTGTAA